In Danio aesculapii unplaced genomic scaffold, fDanAes4.1, whole genome shotgun sequence, a genomic segment contains:
- the LOC130220538 gene encoding coiled-coil domain-containing protein 106-like: protein MPRKKTISLKRNCPQRSEAEADLLSEEPPESSQKIHKVHHDKDDDNDLSVVAVETITPEPGQDDGSSSILEKDKLMLMAQTIQTLKQERDFLRQTVLKLSNRGAKKVKKVLDTSTECSTSNTDEESMTSSSSSESPDSDIPRKKRKSHKKTKRASRSKSTKHSTRATTPDDVLRRYNKVFNAYKKEGSISKACAKVGVDRNTLALTAVVAEIQLVDAEFYRSIPKFRTKEEKLFDFAKRCLQSLTTDLKSVIENAKQERKLLPIKYKFR from the exons ATGCCACGAAAAAAGACGATTTCTTTGAAGAGGAACTGCCCCCAACGCAGCGAAGCTGAAGCTGACCTCTTGAGTGAAG aacCACCTGAATCATCCCAAAAAATTCATAAAGTACACCATGATAAAGACGATGACAATGACCTTTCTGTTGTTGCGGTGGAAACCATTACTCCAGAACCAG gacAAGATGATGGGTCTTCATCTATTTTGGAAAAAGACAAGCTGATGCTCATGGCCCAGACAATACAAACACTTAAACAGGAACGAGATTTTCTCCGCCAAACTGTCCTAAAATTGTCAA ACAGAGGggcaaaaaaagtaaagaaagtcTTGGACACAAGCACTGAATGCAGCACCAGTAACACTGATGAGGAGTCCATGACTTCTTCCTCATCTTCAGAGTCACCTGATAGTGATATTCCTCGGAAGAAGAGAAAGAGTCATAAGAAGACAAAGAGGGCCAGCAGGTCAAAATCTACCAAGCACAGCACACGTG CAACAACCCCTGATGACGTACTAAGGCGGTACAACAAAGTTTTCAATGCCTATAAAAAAGAAGGGAGCATTAGTAAAGCATGTGCCAAAGTTGGGGTTGACCGTAATACTCTCGCATTAACAGCTGTTGTGGCTGAAATTCAGCTTGTTGATGCTGAGTTTTACAGAAGCATCCCTAAATTCAGAACCAAGGAGGAGAAACTTTTTGACTTTGCCAAGAGGTGCCTGCAGTCACTGACAACAGACTTAAAATCTGTCATTGAAAACGCCAAACAAGAGCGCAAACTTCTGCCAATAAAGTATAAGTTCAGATAG
- the LOC130220536 gene encoding uncharacterized protein LOC130220536 — MHTGKLNKIIRLCSGGKHRKLVIKWLQRKGLLCKAPHCRQCGKKMSIKAHSGRDGYIWTCRRNKHRRITLSIRKGSLFHNSRIPLVKWMEYIYRFSQGLHLRQIDLMDDGVAKTSTTLSRMNKLLRKVCIKALSNLKRRTGLRVGGKSRQKFVAIDESKFAHKRKFNRGRFCTTWQRRKGWVFGMMEVKGDRRLPVLKMVKDRSRTTLVPIITRHIRRGSTVYSDNWRAYLNALQPLRYRHLTVNHSENFVDPQTGCHTQHIERAWLAIKAQVSRLRGNKTTKLLREHLKFIQWHYWLGRRNSKGALAQLIHDIRKAYRVH; from the exons ATGCATACAGGGAAATTAAACAAGATTATACGGCTTTGCAGCGGTGGAAAACATAGGAAATTAGTGATCAAATGGCTACAGAGGAAAGGCTTGCTTTGTAAAGCACCTCATTGTCGCCAGTGTGGAAAAAAGATGAGTATTAAAGCCCACAGTGGACGTGATGGTTACATATG gaCATGCCGAAGAAACAAGCATCGCAGAATTACACTCTCCATTCGCAAAGGATCACTGTTTCATAACTCCAGAATTCCTTTGGTAAAGTGGATGGAATACATATATAG ATTTTCACAGGGTCTACATTTAAGACAAATTGACTTGATGGATGATGGTGTTGCCAAAACTTCAACAACATTGTCCAGAATGAACAAATTGCTCAGAAAG GTTTGCATCAAGGCATTGAGTAATTTGAAAAGAAGAACAGGCCTTAGAGTTGGTGGAAAGTCAAGACAGAAGTTTGTGGCCATAGATGAGTCCAAGTTTGCTCACAAGAGAAAG TTTAATCGTGGCCGCTTTTGTACTACTTGGCAGAGAAGAAAAGGATGGGTTTTTGGGATGATGGAGGTTAAAGGAGATCGCCGCCTACCAGTCTTAAAGATGGTAAAGGACCGTTCCAGGACCACACTGGTGCCCATCATCACAAGGCACATCAGAAGGGGGTCAACTGTTTACAGTGACAATTGGAGGGCATATCTGAATGCATTACAACCTTTACGATACAGACACCTAACTGTTAATCACAGTGAAAATTTTGTTGATCCCCAAACTGGCTGTCACACACAACATATTGAAAGGGCTTGGCTTGCCATCAAGGCACAGGTATCAAGATTAAGGGGTAACAAGACTACAAAACTATTGAGAGAACATTTGAAATTCATTCAGTGGCACTACTGGCTGGGAAGGCGAAATAGTAAAGGTGCCTtagcacagctgatccatgacatTAGAAAAGCATACCGGGTTCATTGA